In a genomic window of Malaclemys terrapin pileata isolate rMalTer1 chromosome 17, rMalTer1.hap1, whole genome shotgun sequence:
- the ST6GALNAC4 gene encoding alpha-N-acetyl-neuraminyl-2,3-beta-galactosyl-1,3-N-acetyl-galactosaminide alpha-2,6-sialyltransferase isoform X2: MLGSRLGKEIDQMECVLRMNQAPTNGYEEDVGTKSTIRVVSHTSIPLLLRNQSYFFKQSRETIYIVWGPMRKMSREKGGLTYRTLQEMKEMYPSLQIYTLTERMMAYCDEVFQVETGKNRMKSGSFLSTGWFTMILAMELCEQIFVFGMVSDSYCREKNHPRVPYHYFEKGKLDECRMYLAHERAPRGGHRFITEKTVFSHWAKTRNIVFNHTSWVGG, translated from the exons ATGCTGGGCTCGCGGCTGGGGAAGGAGATCGACCAAATGGAGTGCGTCCTGCGCATGAACCAGGCCCCCACCAATGGCTACGAAGAGGACGTGGGGACGAAGAGCACCATCAGGGTCGTCTCGCACACCAGCATCCCTTTGCTCCTGAGGAACCAGTCGTACTTCTTCAAGCAGTCCCGGGAGACCATCTACATCGTTTGGGGGCCCATGAGAAAGATGAGccgggagaagggggggttgacCTACAGGACTCTCCAGGAAATGAAGGAGATGTATCCCAGCCTGCAGATCTACACGCTAACCGAGAGGATGATGGCTTATTGTGATGAGGTCTTCCAGGTCGAGACAGGGAAGAACAG GATGAAGTCTGGCTCCTTCCTGAGCACTGGCTGGTTCACCATGATCCTGGCAATGGAGCTGTGCGAACAGATCTTTGTCTTCGGCATGGTCAGCGATAGCTACTGCAG GGAGAAGAACCATCCCAGAGTGCCTTACCACTACTTCGAAAAGGGCAAGCTGGACGAGTGCAGGATGTACCTCGCCCATGAGAGAGCCCCCCGGGGTGGCCACCGCTTCATCACTGAAAAAACCGTCTTCTCCCACTGGGCAAAGACAAGGAACATTGTCTTCAATCACACCtcgtgggtgggtgggtag
- the ST6GALNAC4 gene encoding alpha-N-acetyl-neuraminyl-2,3-beta-galactosyl-1,3-N-acetyl-galactosaminide alpha-2,6-sialyltransferase isoform X1, with protein MKPHSSPARQGAVPESQDKPGADKTLKLKTLVHLFLTLVILSACTVLYILLCSQLRWLSYQQLEEHKRPLVMVSGALSFEGYSRVPDGKPLVRAQCRQCALVSSSGQMLGSRLGKEIDQMECVLRMNQAPTNGYEEDVGTKSTIRVVSHTSIPLLLRNQSYFFKQSRETIYIVWGPMRKMSREKGGLTYRTLQEMKEMYPSLQIYTLTERMMAYCDEVFQVETGKNRMKSGSFLSTGWFTMILAMELCEQIFVFGMVSDSYCREKNHPRVPYHYFEKGKLDECRMYLAHERAPRGGHRFITEKTVFSHWAKTRNIVFNHTSWVGG; from the exons GTCCATCTGTTCTTAACTCTGGTGATTCTGTCTGCTTGTACTGTGCTCTACATCCTGCTCTGCTCGCAGCTGCGTTGGCTCAGCTatcagcagctggaggaacataAACGTCCCTTGGTGATGGTGTCTGGAGCCCTCAGCTTCGAGGGATACAGTCGTGTTCCTGATGGAAAG CCGTTGGTCAGAGCTCAGTGCCGCCAGTGCGCCCTGGTATCGAGCTCGGGTCAGATGCTGGGCTCGCGGCTGGGGAAGGAGATCGACCAAATGGAGTGCGTCCTGCGCATGAACCAGGCCCCCACCAATGGCTACGAAGAGGACGTGGGGACGAAGAGCACCATCAGGGTCGTCTCGCACACCAGCATCCCTTTGCTCCTGAGGAACCAGTCGTACTTCTTCAAGCAGTCCCGGGAGACCATCTACATCGTTTGGGGGCCCATGAGAAAGATGAGccgggagaagggggggttgacCTACAGGACTCTCCAGGAAATGAAGGAGATGTATCCCAGCCTGCAGATCTACACGCTAACCGAGAGGATGATGGCTTATTGTGATGAGGTCTTCCAGGTCGAGACAGGGAAGAACAG GATGAAGTCTGGCTCCTTCCTGAGCACTGGCTGGTTCACCATGATCCTGGCAATGGAGCTGTGCGAACAGATCTTTGTCTTCGGCATGGTCAGCGATAGCTACTGCAG GGAGAAGAACCATCCCAGAGTGCCTTACCACTACTTCGAAAAGGGCAAGCTGGACGAGTGCAGGATGTACCTCGCCCATGAGAGAGCCCCCCGGGGTGGCCACCGCTTCATCACTGAAAAAACCGTCTTCTCCCACTGGGCAAAGACAAGGAACATTGTCTTCAATCACACCtcgtgggtgggtgggtag